The following are encoded in a window of Kitasatospora fiedleri genomic DNA:
- a CDS encoding ABC transporter permease — translation MTLASTDGAIGGAPVAPRRGVAATAHDSWVVAKRNLRRMTRIPEIVVFGLMQPVMFVLLFSYVMGGAIAIPGAPPGHDVYIEYLMAGIFAQTVTFAVAGASAGIAEDMTKGLVDRFRSLPMARAAVLTGRTLADLVQTAFILVVLALVALLVGWRIHHGVLDMLAAFGLLLLLGYAFSWIGALIGLSVRSPEAATSAGLIWLFPLTFVSNAFVPVSSMPSWLQPVAYWNPFSATVQACRSLFGNQLGEVPDSWPMQHAALVSVVWSLLITAVFSWLAVRKYRRAAG, via the coding sequence GGGTGGTCGCCAAGCGGAACCTTCGCCGGATGACCAGGATTCCCGAGATCGTCGTCTTCGGGCTGATGCAGCCCGTCATGTTCGTGCTGCTGTTCTCGTACGTCATGGGCGGCGCGATCGCGATCCCCGGCGCCCCGCCCGGCCACGACGTGTACATCGAGTACCTGATGGCCGGCATCTTCGCCCAGACCGTCACCTTCGCGGTGGCCGGCGCCTCGGCCGGCATCGCGGAGGACATGACCAAGGGCCTGGTCGACCGCTTCCGCTCGCTGCCGATGGCCCGGGCCGCCGTGCTCACCGGCCGCACCCTGGCCGACCTGGTGCAGACCGCGTTCATCCTGGTCGTGCTGGCGCTGGTCGCGCTGCTGGTCGGCTGGCGCATCCACCACGGCGTGCTGGACATGCTCGCCGCGTTCGGCCTGCTGCTGCTGCTCGGCTACGCCTTCTCCTGGATCGGCGCGCTGATCGGCCTGTCGGTGCGCAGCCCCGAGGCGGCCACCTCGGCCGGCCTGATCTGGCTGTTCCCGCTGACCTTCGTCTCCAACGCGTTCGTGCCGGTCAGCTCGATGCCGAGCTGGCTCCAGCCGGTCGCCTACTGGAACCCGTTCTCCGCCACCGTGCAGGCCTGCCGCAGCCTGTTCGGCAACCAGCTCGGCGAGGTGCCGGACTCCTGGCCGATGCAGCACGCCGCGCTGGTCTCGGTGGTCTGGTCGCTGCTGATCACGGCGGTGTTCTCCTGGCTGGCGGTGCGCAAGTACCGCCGCGCGGCAGGCTGA
- the greA gene encoding transcription elongation factor GreA: MTQTNDDVTWLTQDHYNKLKAELDHLTGPWRIEIAQKIEAAREEGDLKENAGYHAAKDEQGKTEARIRQLTQLLERAKVGEAPADSGVVAPGMLVKVAFDGDLDDTMEFLLASREVTDGDIDVYSPQSPLGRGIIGKSVGENAQYELPNGKKASVKIIDAKPFSG, from the coding sequence GTGACCCAGACCAACGATGACGTGACCTGGCTCACTCAGGACCACTACAACAAGCTCAAGGCCGAGCTTGACCACCTGACCGGGCCCTGGCGCATCGAGATCGCCCAGAAGATCGAGGCCGCGCGCGAGGAGGGCGACCTCAAGGAGAACGCGGGCTACCACGCGGCCAAGGACGAGCAGGGCAAGACCGAGGCGCGAATCCGCCAGCTGACCCAGCTGCTGGAGCGGGCCAAGGTCGGCGAGGCGCCGGCCGACTCGGGCGTGGTGGCCCCGGGCATGCTGGTGAAGGTCGCCTTCGACGGCGACCTCGACGACACCATGGAGTTCCTGCTGGCCTCCCGCGAGGTCACCGACGGCGACATCGACGTCTACTCGCCGCAGTCGCCGCTGGGCCGGGGCATCATCGGCAAGTCGGTGGGCGAGAACGCCCAGTACGAGCTGCCGAACGGCAAGAAGGCCAGCGTGAAGATCATCGACGCCAAGCCCTTCTCCGGCTGA
- a CDS encoding DUF4307 domain-containing protein yields MDHSPTPTTPAATPAAPPAGRYSRADDRAADRRLRIAAVVCGVLFLGLIAWLGGSYLLRETRLNGTVPTFQPVSDTELQLQLSVRKSDGTAGVCTVRSQGADGAVVGQSDFPVPAAGTSYDEVVTLRTTARGTTAELLGCTPDKK; encoded by the coding sequence ATGGACCACAGCCCTACGCCCACGACGCCGGCGGCGACCCCGGCCGCACCGCCGGCCGGCCGCTACAGCCGGGCCGACGACCGGGCCGCCGACCGCAGGCTGCGGATCGCCGCGGTGGTGTGCGGGGTGCTGTTCCTCGGACTGATCGCCTGGCTGGGCGGCTCGTACCTGCTGCGGGAGACCCGGCTGAACGGTACGGTGCCCACCTTCCAGCCGGTGTCGGACACCGAGCTGCAGCTGCAGCTCTCGGTGCGCAAGAGCGACGGCACCGCGGGCGTCTGCACGGTCCGCTCGCAGGGCGCGGACGGCGCGGTGGTCGGCCAGTCGGACTTCCCGGTCCCGGCCGCGGGCACCAGCTACGACGAGGTGGTCACGCTGCGCACCACGGCCCGCGGCACCACCGCGGAGCTGCTCGGCTGCACCCCCGACAAGAAGTAA
- the mca gene encoding mycothiol conjugate amidase Mca codes for MSEQLRLMAVHAHPDDESSKGAATMAMYVSQGVEVLVATCTGGERGSILNPKLQGDPWVEENIHEVRRKEMDAAREILGVQQAWLGYVDSGLPEGDPLPPLPEGCFALEDVEVAAGALVKLIREFRPHVITTYDENGGYPHPDHIMTHKITMVAFDAAGDPAAYPEAGEPWQPSKLYYNHGFPMGRIRALHAYLSTNGHESPYGEWIEGWEKSGRAEREITTQVACGDFFEIRDKALIAHATQIDPDGPWFRVPLDIQREVWPTEDYELAKSLVDTDLPETDLFAGLRK; via the coding sequence TTGAGCGAGCAGTTGCGTTTGATGGCGGTGCACGCGCACCCGGACGACGAGTCCAGCAAGGGCGCCGCCACCATGGCGATGTACGTGTCGCAGGGGGTGGAGGTCCTGGTCGCCACGTGCACCGGAGGGGAGCGGGGCTCGATCCTCAACCCCAAGCTCCAGGGCGACCCGTGGGTCGAGGAGAACATCCACGAGGTCCGCCGCAAGGAGATGGACGCCGCCCGGGAGATCCTCGGCGTCCAGCAGGCGTGGCTCGGCTACGTCGACTCCGGCCTCCCCGAGGGCGACCCGCTGCCCCCGCTGCCGGAGGGCTGCTTCGCGCTGGAGGACGTCGAGGTGGCGGCCGGGGCCCTGGTCAAGCTGATCCGCGAGTTCCGCCCGCACGTGATCACCACGTACGACGAGAACGGCGGTTACCCGCACCCCGACCACATCATGACCCACAAGATCACCATGGTGGCCTTCGACGCCGCCGGCGACCCCGCGGCCTACCCCGAGGCCGGCGAGCCCTGGCAGCCGTCCAAGCTGTACTACAACCACGGCTTCCCGATGGGCCGAATCCGCGCCCTGCACGCCTACCTCAGCACCAACGGCCACGAGTCCCCCTACGGCGAGTGGATCGAGGGCTGGGAGAAGTCCGGCCGGGCCGAGCGGGAGATCACCACCCAGGTCGCGTGCGGCGACTTCTTCGAGATCCGCGACAAGGCCCTGATCGCCCACGCCACCCAGATCGACCCCGACGGGCCCTGGTTCCGCGTCCCGCTCGACATCCAGCGCGAGGTCTGGCCCACCGAGGACTACGAACTCGCCAAGTCCCTGGTCGACACCGACCTCCCCGAGACCGACCTCTTCGCGGGCCTGCGCAAGTAA
- a CDS encoding 5'-methylthioadenosine/S-adenosylhomocysteine nucleosidase family protein, translated as MSKGPVVILTALNLEYQAVRQKLANPQVHRHERGTRFEVGTVQGTSCRVALGLTNKGNHSAAVIAERAIQEFSPVAVLFVGVAGALWDTTRLGDVVMASHVYAYHGGTSEDDGLKARPRVWEAPHGISQLASHLARLNDWADPAPDREDAPQVRFGAIAAGEVVQNSRISAEAKWIRQHYNDALAIEMEAAGVAQAGHLNGAPVAVIRGISDRADGTKNSADDRNWQPRAAANAAAFATRLAVELAREQEESAVPRDDSIRSADRLDHHINNTAHHSTVGIMAGTVTGSSVHLNTLPQASGPTDLIAELNFFREQLGRHRAEGILDEDTYREALTDLDSALRSAGGNTPETSKRTVMTLRRLRGLVAECPALVTALNSLVTAAGGPA; from the coding sequence ATGTCGAAAGGCCCGGTGGTGATTCTCACCGCCCTCAATCTCGAGTACCAGGCCGTGCGCCAGAAGCTGGCGAATCCGCAGGTGCACCGCCACGAACGTGGGACGCGGTTCGAGGTGGGAACCGTGCAGGGTACGTCGTGCCGTGTCGCGCTCGGTCTGACGAACAAGGGGAACCATTCCGCCGCGGTGATCGCCGAACGCGCGATCCAGGAGTTCTCGCCGGTGGCCGTGCTGTTCGTCGGAGTCGCCGGCGCCCTGTGGGACACCACCAGGCTGGGCGACGTGGTGATGGCGTCGCACGTGTACGCCTACCACGGCGGGACCAGCGAGGACGACGGGCTCAAAGCCCGCCCCCGGGTGTGGGAAGCACCGCACGGCATCAGCCAGCTCGCCTCGCACCTGGCCCGCTTGAACGACTGGGCGGACCCCGCGCCCGACCGCGAGGACGCGCCGCAGGTCCGCTTCGGGGCGATCGCCGCCGGCGAGGTCGTCCAGAACTCGCGGATCTCGGCCGAGGCGAAGTGGATCCGGCAGCACTACAACGACGCACTCGCCATCGAGATGGAGGCGGCCGGCGTGGCACAGGCCGGCCATCTCAACGGGGCGCCGGTGGCCGTCATCCGGGGGATCAGCGACCGGGCGGACGGCACGAAGAACAGCGCGGACGACCGCAACTGGCAGCCGCGGGCCGCGGCGAACGCGGCGGCGTTCGCCACCCGGCTGGCGGTGGAACTGGCGAGGGAACAGGAGGAGAGCGCCGTGCCCCGGGACGACAGTATCCGTTCGGCCGACCGGCTCGACCACCACATCAACAACACCGCCCACCACAGCACCGTCGGCATCATGGCCGGCACGGTCACGGGTAGCAGCGTCCACCTGAACACGCTCCCGCAGGCATCCGGCCCGACCGACCTGATCGCGGAACTGAACTTTTTCCGCGAGCAGTTGGGTCGGCACCGCGCCGAGGGCATCCTCGACGAGGACACCTACCGGGAGGCCCTGACCGACCTGGACTCCGCCCTCCGGTCGGCCGGGGGGAACACCCCCGAAACGTCGAAGCGGACGGTCATGACGCTCAGGAGGCTGCGCGGACTGGTCGCGGAGTGCCCCGCGCTGGTGACCGCCCTGAACTCCCTGGTCACCGCGGCCGGCGGCCCGGCATGA
- a CDS encoding thioredoxin domain-containing protein — MPNRLADATSPYLLQHAENPVEWWPWGPEAFAEAERRGVPVLLSVGYAACHWCHVMAHESFEDEATAAYLNERFVAVKVDREERPDVDAVYMEAVQAATGQGGWPMTVFLTPGKEPFYFGTYFPPEPRHGMPSFRQVLEGVDKAWTGRRDEVGEVAGRISRDLAERASVYAVGSGVARVPGEGELHQAVVELARSFDERRGGFGGAPKFPPSMVLEFLLRHHARTGSEAALQMVERSCEAMARGGIYDQLGGGFARYAVDATWTVPHFEKMLYDNALLLRVYLHLWRATGEPRARRVVLETADFLLRELRTPEGGFASALDADSLDAASGKTAEGAYYAWTPEQLEQVLGEADAALAVELFDVTGTFEHGSSVLQLLRDPEDGEKYEEIRAKLFEARARRPAPARDDKVVAAWNGLAIAALAEAGALLERPDLVEAAERAADLLIAVHLTSEGRLLRTSRDGRAGANAGVLEDYADTAEGFLALYAVTGEASWLQLAGELLDLVLLHFTDEASGALYDTADDAEQLIRRPQDPTDNATPSGWTAAAGALLTYAAYTGSARHRTAAERASGIVSTLGTRAPRFTGWGLAVAEALLDGPREVAVVGPADDPGRAALHLAALRSTAPGAAVAVGEPGDTEVPLLADRPLLDGRAAAYVCRHFACERPTAEVAELEERLRG; from the coding sequence ATGCCGAATCGCCTCGCGGACGCGACCTCCCCGTACCTGCTGCAGCACGCCGAGAATCCGGTCGAGTGGTGGCCGTGGGGGCCCGAGGCGTTCGCGGAGGCGGAGCGGCGGGGGGTGCCGGTGCTGCTGAGTGTGGGGTACGCGGCGTGTCACTGGTGCCACGTGATGGCGCACGAGTCGTTCGAGGACGAGGCGACGGCGGCGTACCTGAACGAGCGGTTCGTGGCGGTGAAGGTCGACCGGGAGGAGCGGCCGGACGTCGACGCGGTGTACATGGAGGCGGTGCAGGCGGCGACGGGGCAGGGTGGGTGGCCGATGACGGTGTTCCTGACGCCGGGGAAGGAGCCGTTCTACTTCGGGACGTACTTCCCGCCGGAGCCGCGGCACGGGATGCCCTCGTTCCGGCAGGTGCTGGAGGGCGTGGACAAGGCGTGGACGGGGCGGCGGGACGAGGTCGGGGAGGTGGCCGGGCGGATCAGCCGGGACCTGGCGGAGCGGGCCTCGGTGTACGCGGTGGGCAGCGGGGTGGCGCGGGTGCCCGGGGAGGGGGAACTGCACCAGGCGGTGGTGGAGTTGGCGCGGTCGTTCGACGAGCGGCGGGGCGGGTTCGGCGGGGCGCCGAAGTTCCCGCCGTCGATGGTGCTGGAGTTCCTGCTGCGGCACCACGCGCGGACCGGGTCCGAGGCGGCGCTGCAGATGGTGGAGCGCAGCTGCGAGGCGATGGCGCGCGGCGGGATCTACGACCAGTTGGGCGGCGGGTTCGCCCGGTACGCGGTGGACGCGACCTGGACGGTGCCGCACTTCGAGAAAATGCTGTACGACAACGCGCTGCTGCTGCGGGTCTACCTGCACCTGTGGCGGGCCACCGGCGAGCCGCGGGCCCGCCGGGTCGTGCTGGAGACCGCCGACTTCCTGCTGCGTGAACTGCGCACCCCCGAGGGCGGGTTCGCCTCCGCGCTGGACGCCGACTCGCTGGACGCGGCGAGTGGGAAGACCGCCGAGGGCGCGTACTACGCGTGGACGCCGGAGCAGCTGGAGCAGGTGCTGGGCGAGGCGGACGCCGCCCTCGCGGTGGAGCTGTTCGACGTCACCGGGACGTTCGAGCACGGCAGTTCGGTGCTCCAGTTGCTCAGGGACCCGGAGGACGGGGAGAAGTACGAGGAGATCCGGGCGAAGCTGTTCGAGGCCCGGGCGCGGCGCCCCGCCCCCGCGCGGGACGACAAGGTGGTGGCGGCCTGGAACGGCCTGGCGATCGCCGCGCTCGCCGAGGCCGGCGCGCTGCTGGAGCGCCCGGACCTGGTCGAGGCCGCCGAGCGGGCCGCCGACCTGCTGATCGCCGTCCACCTCACCTCCGAGGGGCGGCTGCTGCGCACCTCGCGGGACGGCCGGGCCGGGGCCAACGCGGGCGTGCTGGAGGACTACGCCGACACCGCCGAGGGATTCCTCGCGCTGTACGCGGTCACCGGCGAGGCGTCCTGGCTGCAACTCGCCGGGGAACTCCTCGACCTGGTGCTGCTGCACTTCACCGACGAGGCGTCCGGCGCGCTGTACGACACCGCCGACGACGCCGAGCAGCTGATCCGCCGCCCGCAGGACCCCACCGACAACGCCACCCCGTCCGGCTGGACCGCCGCGGCCGGCGCCCTGCTCACGTACGCCGCGTACACCGGCTCGGCCCGCCACCGCACCGCCGCCGAACGGGCGTCGGGCATCGTCTCCACGCTCGGCACCCGCGCCCCCCGGTTCACCGGCTGGGGCCTCGCCGTCGCCGAGGCGCTGCTCGACGGCCCGCGCGAGGTCGCCGTGGTCGGACCCGCCGACGACCCCGGCCGGGCCGCGCTGCACCTGGCCGCGCTGCGCTCCACCGCGCCCGGCGCGGCCGTCGCGGTCGGCGAACCCGGTGACACCGAGGTGCCGCTGCTCGCGGACCGCCCGCTGCTGGACGGCCGGGCCGCCGCGTACGTGTGCCGGCACTTCGCCTGCGAGCGCCCGACCGCGGAGGTCGCCGAGCTGGAGGAGCGGCTGCGCGGCTGA
- a CDS encoding putative quinol monooxygenase, giving the protein MAQPFTLVGTARPKPERVDELRELLLSFVEPTRAEEGCLEYHFHEKRDEPGVFVFYEAWRTEADLAAHLALPHLRAFQERRMDYLAEDLTVHFLTMHSPYGS; this is encoded by the coding sequence GTGGCGCAGCCCTTCACCCTGGTCGGCACCGCCCGCCCGAAGCCCGAACGCGTCGACGAGCTGCGGGAGTTGCTGCTCTCCTTCGTCGAGCCGACCCGCGCCGAGGAGGGCTGCCTGGAGTACCACTTCCACGAGAAGCGGGACGAGCCCGGCGTGTTCGTCTTCTACGAGGCCTGGCGCACCGAGGCCGACCTGGCGGCCCACCTGGCGCTCCCGCACCTGCGCGCGTTCCAGGAGCGCCGGATGGACTACCTGGCCGAGGACCTGACCGTCCACTTCCTCACCATGCACAGCCCGTACGGGAGTTGA
- a CDS encoding ArsR/SmtB family transcription factor, with amino-acid sequence MPDREGHPETDEIELGAVLSALADPLRRRVVRELALAPADTARTCSSFALPVSKATVTHHFRALREAGLIRQVDRGNSRAATLRRADLDQRFPGLLALLTAEGEAGGRDEKRDEKRDGNGG; translated from the coding sequence GTGCCCGACCGCGAAGGACACCCGGAGACGGACGAGATCGAACTCGGCGCGGTGCTGTCCGCGCTGGCCGACCCGCTGCGGCGGCGCGTCGTCCGCGAACTCGCCCTCGCCCCCGCCGACACCGCCCGCACCTGCAGTTCCTTCGCCCTCCCGGTCAGCAAGGCCACCGTCACCCACCACTTCCGCGCCCTGCGCGAAGCCGGCCTGATCCGCCAGGTCGACCGGGGCAACAGCCGCGCCGCGACCCTGCGCCGCGCCGACCTCGATCAGCGCTTCCCCGGGCTGCTCGCGCTGCTCACCGCGGAGGGGGAGGCAGGCGGGCGGGACGAGAAGCGGGACGAAAAGCGGGACGGGAACGGCGGATAG
- a CDS encoding GNAT family N-acetyltransferase, producing MGWTLTTSLDEFRTAAGAFLAADPAENTVLLTILDRVDRDGPHVYGEAAPRYGWWREPDGTVTGATLRTPPYGQRLGRMGTAAAEELARLLAAGDERPDDAGGGRETVFAFARELERLTGRGWAVGTNERLYRLGELTPPPAPPAGRARLAAPAERELVARWLAAFAAEAGVNVPGDVQADADQRIAVGALLVWEDADARVTSLAGASPAVAGMSRVGPVYTPPERRGHGYASALTAAASAHARAGGAAEVLLYTDLANPTSNAIYQRIGYVPVGDAVHVVFR from the coding sequence ATGGGCTGGACACTCACCACGTCACTGGACGAATTCCGCACCGCGGCCGGGGCGTTCCTCGCGGCCGATCCCGCCGAGAACACCGTGCTGCTCACCATCCTCGACCGCGTCGACCGGGACGGCCCGCACGTCTACGGCGAAGCCGCGCCGCGCTACGGCTGGTGGCGGGAGCCGGACGGCACCGTCACCGGCGCCACCCTGCGCACCCCGCCGTACGGGCAGCGCCTCGGGCGGATGGGCACCGCCGCCGCCGAGGAGCTCGCCCGGCTGCTCGCGGCCGGCGACGAGCGGCCGGACGACGCGGGCGGCGGGCGCGAGACGGTGTTCGCCTTCGCCCGCGAGCTGGAGCGGCTCACCGGCCGCGGCTGGGCCGTCGGCACCAACGAACGGCTCTATCGGCTGGGCGAGTTGACGCCCCCGCCCGCCCCGCCCGCCGGTCGGGCCCGGCTCGCCGCCCCGGCGGAGCGGGAGCTGGTCGCCCGGTGGCTCGCCGCGTTCGCCGCCGAGGCCGGGGTGAACGTCCCCGGCGACGTGCAGGCCGACGCCGACCAGCGGATCGCGGTCGGCGCCCTGCTGGTCTGGGAGGACGCCGACGCCCGCGTCACCTCCCTCGCCGGAGCCAGCCCGGCCGTCGCCGGGATGTCCCGGGTCGGCCCGGTCTACACCCCGCCGGAGCGGCGCGGCCACGGCTACGCGAGCGCCCTGACGGCGGCGGCCTCCGCCCACGCGCGGGCCGGCGGCGCCGCGGAGGTGCTGCTCTACACCGACCTCGCCAACCCCACCAGCAACGCGATCTACCAGCGCATCGGCTACGTCCCGGTCGGGGACGCGGTGCACGTCGTCTTCCGCTGA